Proteins from a single region of Platichthys flesus chromosome 16, fPlaFle2.1, whole genome shotgun sequence:
- the kank2 gene encoding KN motif and ankyrin repeat domain-containing protein 2 — protein sequence MAQVLHMDPGFPGKLNPPAPPSLHGKEQEAPYSVETPYGYRLDLDFLKYVNDIEKGNTIKRVPVQRRPRYGSLPRGYGYAGSWWTSTESLCSNTSMDSRHSSFSYCAPGFHTTQRPSFSTARVEKTLLDARRKLEEEKEGRRFSNLGSMHSSVAGSNTSISSAHSFNRAHGGGGSFTPMSSGLSTPVTPTPAHLQHVREQMATALRKIRELEDQVKTIPVLQVKISVLQEEKRQLSVQLKSQKFLGHTLSFNRGRSRGELYIDIPEEEQGTGTKSSNKPAGPLSPSTPEGPKQDSGCEIEDTVIVGGARPDAKREVRTVGVGPEASRGTRQVGVGVREEDLGLVPEKEALRNQVGQLEGKLKRTMQELQAAQQQVASVQKAPQAEHPVMATSMGWQEPQGCSLHTLVSFTQQPQQTQQRTVGIQVYTLEQPKVVEVCTLLRAETCSSPSPLQAGGLSEGYHIGQAEDVLVELPIAVSSKQVRDVLKSELSTSVPVASPAIAVGTSINQISLMQSKGGETHLHTNTEAVQSQEGSKTASSPQSLRSIMKRKAEGEPGSPSTKKNLQFIGVNGGYESTSSDDSSSETSDEASDSSEYHEAREKLTESSVLHQQTTHAVVSQPLESHGVPQQTATEQPAVVPETQQRPSQSATADATLQDTVSQSPATDTVEQKCASQPPASDPYPTPPCPANYSASTEATSQSSEMHTSSPEISSTSSSSELTPGQSSTHVTSSSSLCVTKTTEVTEQQYSVQSEATVLSGQSQSNQAAESNTTDTDPASDKQVRLELSDGLMSALSGLQKALGESNAFSQQGARAAYTTVLQEWLRVSCHKAADTAVVKAYMDAFASVSPQLLEFVINMADGNGNTALHYTVSHSNFPVVKLLLDTGLCNADKQNKAGYTAIMLTALAAFHSDSDLQTVLQLLRTGDVNAKASQAGQTALMLAVSHGRGDMVRALLSCGAQVNIRDDDGSTALMCACEHGHVDIVRQLLSVPGCDATLTDNDGSTALSIALEASQNDIAVLLYAHLNFAKPPSPVTPKSPLLGSSPPFGETK from the exons CCAACACCAGCATGGACAGCCGCCACTCCTCCTTCTCCTACTGTGCTCCAGGCTTTCACACGACGCAGAGACCCAGCTTCAGCACTGCCCGGGTGGAGAAGACCCTTTTGGATGCACGAAGgaaactggaggaggagaaagaggggcGTAGATTCTCCAACCTGGGAAGCATGCACAGCAGTGTGGCAGGCTCTAACACCTCCATCAGCAGTGCACACAGCTTCAATCGGGCCCATGGTGGAGGTGGATCCTTCACCCCAATGAGTTCTGGGTTGTCCACCCCGGTGACCCCAACACCAGCCCACCTCCAGCATGTCAGGGAGCAGATGGCAACAGCCCTCAGGAAGATAAGGGAGCTGGAGGATCAGGTGAAGACCATCCCTGTACTCCAGGTGAAAatctctgtgctgcaggaggagaagcggCAGCTCAGCGTCCAGCTTAAGAGCCAAAAATTCCTGGGTCACACTCTGAGTTTTAACAGAGGCCGTTCCAGAGGGGAGCTCTATATCGACATCCCAGAAGAAGAACAGGGCACTGGAACTAAAAGCAGCAACAAACCAGCAGgacctctgtctccctccacccCAGAGGGCCCTAAACAAGATTCTGGGTGTGAGATTGAGGACACAGTAATCGTGGGTGGAGCCCGGCCGGATGCAAAACGGGAAGTGCGCACTGTCGGGGTGGGACCAGAGGCCTCGAGGGGCACTCGTCAGGTGGGAGTCGGGGTTCGGGAGGAGGACCTGGGGCTGGTGCCTGAGAAAGAGGCTCTTAGGAATCAAGTGGGTCAGCTTGAGGGCAAACTAAAGAGGACAATGCAGGAGCTGCAAGCTGCACAGCAGCAGGTCGCATCAGTCCAGAAAGCTCCTCAGGCAGAGCATCCGGTCATGGCTACCAGCATGGGCTGGCAGGAGCCACAAGGCTGCAGCCTGCACACTCTGGTCAGCTTCACACAGCAGCCCCAACAGACGCAGCAGAGGACCGTGGGAATCCAGGTGTACACACTGGAGCAGCCCAAAGTGGTAGAGGTGTGCACACTGCTCCGTGCAGAGACCTGcagctccccctcccccctccaagCTGGTGGACTTTCAGAGGGCTACCACATAGGACAAGCTGAAG atGTTCTGGTTGAGTTGCCGATCGCTGTCAGCTCCAAGCAGGTGCGCGACGTCCTAAAGAGCGAGCTGTCCACCTCTGTCCCTGTGGCTAGTCCTGCCATCGCTGTCGGCACATCTATAAATCAGATTAGTTTGATGCAATCTAAAGGAGGAGAGACTCACctgcatacaaacacagaggCTGTCCAGTCACAAGAAGGATCCAAGACAG CCTCGTCACCTCAGTCTCTGAGGTCCATCATGAAGCGGAAAGCAGAGGGTGAACCAGGGTCTCCCTCCACTAAGAAAAACCTGCAGTTTATTGGGGTCAATGGAGG TTATGAATCCACATCGTCAGACGACAGCAGCAGTGAGACTTCAGATGAAGCGAGTGACTCCAGTGAATATCACGAGGCCCGAGAAAAACTGACAGAATCCTCCGTCCTGCACCAGCAAACAACCCACGCTGTGGTCTCTCAGCCCCTGGAAAGCCACGGTGTACCTCAGCAGACTGCCACCGAACAACCAGCCGTCGTTccagaaacacagcagagacCCAGCCAGTCTGCAACAGCAGACGCAACACTGCAGGACACAGTGTCCCAGTCACCAGCAACGGACACTGTTGAGCAAAAATGTGCCTCACAGCCACCAGCCTCTGACCCCTACCCGACTCCCCCGTGTCCAGCAAACTACTCTGCCTCCACAGAGGCCACCAGCCAGTCATCAGAAATGCACACATCGTCACCGGAGATCAGCTCCACGTCATCGAGCTCTGAACTGACTCCTGGGCAAAGCTCCACACACGTTACCAGCTCTTCATCGTTGTGTGTCACTAAAACCACTGAGGTCACCGAGCAGCAATACAGCGTCCAGTCAGAAGCCACTGTCCTTTCCGGCCAATCGCAGTCAAATCAAGCAGCTGAAAGCAACACGACTGACACTGACCCAGCATCAGATAAACAAGTCAG aCTTGAGCTGAGTGACGGCCTGATGTCGGCTCTGAGCGGCCTGCAGAAAGCCCTGGGGGAATCCAATGCCTTCAGCCAACAAGGAGCA AGAGCGGCCTACACCACCGTGCTGCAGGAGTGGCTGCGCGTGTCCTGTCACAAAGCCGCAGACACGGCTGTCGTCAAGGCCTATATGGACGCCTTCGCCTCCGTCTCCCCTCAGCTGCTGGAGTTTGTGATCAACATGGCCGATGGCAATGGGAACACAGCGCTTCACTACACCGTGTCCCACTCCAACTTCCCTgtggtgaagctgctgctggacactg GCCTATGTAATGCTGACAAGCAGAACAAGGCGGGCTACACAGCCATCATGCTGACAGCTCTCGCGGCCTTCCACTCTGACAGTGACCTTCAGAccgtcctgcagctgctgcgcACAGGGGACGTCAATGCCAAGGCCAGCCAG GCCGGTCAGACAGCGCTGATGCTAGCAGTCAGCCACGGCCGAGGGGACATGGTGCGGGCGCTGCTCTCCTGTGGGGCTCAGGTCAACATCCGCGATGATGACGGCTCCACAGCGCTCATGTGTGCCTGTGAACATGGTCATGTGGACATTGTGCGTCAGCTACTGTCTGTGCCGGGATGTGATGCCACTCTCACCGATAAT GACGGCAGCACTGCGCTGTCCATCGCCCTGGAGGCCAGCCAGAACGACATCGCTGTACTTCTGTACGCTCACCTCAACTTTGCTAAGCCTCCTTCTCCC GTTACACCTAAGTCTCCTCTCTTGGGCTCGTCTCCTCCTTTCGGTGAAACGAAATGA
- the LOC133970901 gene encoding hemoglobin embryonic subunit alpha: MTSLTAKDKETVKAFWAKMASKAQDIGADALNRMLIVYPQTKTYFSHWKDLSPGSAQVLKHGKTVMGGVEYAVSQLDDLKAGLLSLSELHAFTLRVDPANFKILSHNILVVMAIMFPEDFTPEVHVCMDKFLAALALALAEKYR; encoded by the exons ATGACCAGTCTCACTGCTAAGGACAAGGAAACGGTCAAGGCCTTCTGGGCCAAAATGGCTTCAAAGGCACAGGACATCGGTGCTGATGCTCTGAACAG GATGCTGATCGTGTACCCGCAGACAAAGACCTACTTCTCCCACTGGAAGGACCTGAGCCCCGGCTCTGCCCAGGTGTTGAAGCACGGAAAGACTGTCATGGGTGGAGTTGAGTATGCTGTGAGCCAACTGGACGACCTGAAAGCAGGTCTTCTGAGCCTCAGTGAGCTGCACGCCTTCACCCTGAGAGTGGACCCTGCCAACTTCAAG aTCCTCTCCCACAACATCCTTGTGGTCATGGCCATCATGTTCCCAGAGGACTTCACCCCTGAGGTCCATGTGTGTATGGACAAGTTCCTGGCTGCTCTGGCTCTGGCCCTGGCTGAGAAATACAGATAA
- the LOC133970905 gene encoding hemoglobin subunit beta produces MVEWTDFERATIKDIFSKINYEEVGPAALSRCLVVYPWTQRYFGNFGNLYNAAAIMANPLVAKHGTTILHGLDRAMKNMDNIKETYAELSVLHSEKLHVDPDNFKLLADCLTIVLAAGMGSDFSGEVQAAFQKFMSVVVSSLGRQYH; encoded by the exons ATGGTTGAATGGACAGACTTCGAGCGCGCCACTATCAAGGACATCTTCTCCAAGATTAACTATGAAGAAGTGggccctgctgctctttccag GTGTCTGGTGGTATACCCCTGGACTCAGAGGTATTTCGGCAACTTTGGTAACCTCTACAACGCCGCAGCCATCATGGCAAACCCATTGGTTGCAAAACATGGGACAACTATCCTGCACGGTCTGGACCGGGCTATGAAGAACATGGACAACATCAAGGAAACCTACGCTGAGCTGAGTGTGCTGCACTCTGAGAAACTGCACGTGGATCCTGACAACTTCAAG ctgctggCCGACTGCCTGACCATCGTGCTCGCTGCTGGGATGGGTTCAGACTTCAGTGGAGAAGTGCAGGCAGCTTTCCAGAAGTTCATGTCCGTGGTGGTGTCCTCCCTGGGAAGACAGTACCACTAG
- the LOC133970902 gene encoding hemoglobin embryonic subunit alpha-like: MTTLTAKDKETVKAFWAKMASKAQDIGADALNRMLIVYPQTKTYFSHWKDLSPGSAQVLKHGKTVMGGVEYAVSQLDDLKAGLLSLSELHAFTLRVDPANFKILSHNILVVMAIMFPEDFTPEVHVCMDKFLAALALALAEKYR, from the exons ATGACTACTCTCACTGCTAAGGACAAGGAAACAGTCAAGGCCTTCTGGGCCAAAATGGCTTCAAAGGCACAGGACATCGGTGCTGATGCTCTGAACAG GATGCTGATCGTGTACCCGCAGACCAAGACTTACTTCTCCCACTGGAAGGACCTGAGCCCCGGCTCTGCCCAGGTGTTGAAGCACGGAAAGACCGTCATGGGTGGAGTTGAGTATGCTGTGAGCCAACTGGACGACCTGAAAGCAGGTCTTCTGAGCCTCAGTGAGCTGCACGCCTTCACCCTGAGAGTGGACCCTGCCAACTTCAAG aTCCTCTCCCACAACATCCTTGTGGTCATGGCCATCATGTTCCCAGAGGACTTCACCCCTGAGGTCCATGTGTGTATGGACAAGTTCCTGGCTGCTCTGGCTCTGGCCCTGGCTGAGAAATACAGATAA
- the hbbe1.2 gene encoding hemoglobin beta embryonic-1.2: protein MVEWTDFERATIKDIFSKINYEEVGPAALSRCLVVYPWTQRYFGNFGNLYNAAAIMANPLVAKHGTTILHGLDRAMKNMDNIKETYAELSVLHSEKLHVDPDNFKLLADCLTIVLAAGMGSDFSGEVQAAFQKFMSVVVSSLGRQYH, encoded by the exons ATGGTTGAATGGACAGACTTCGAGCGCGCCACCATCAAGGACATCTTCTCCAAGATTAACTATGAAGAAGTGggccctgctgctctttccag GTGTCTGGTTGTATACCCCTGGACTCAGAGGTATTTCGGCAACTTTGGTAACCTCTACAACGCCGCAGCCATCATGGCAAACCCATTGGTTGCAAAACATGGGACAACTATCCTGCACGGTCTGGACCGGGCTATGAAGAACATGGACAACATCAAGGAAACCTACGCTGAGCTGAGTGTGCTGCACTCTGAGAAACTGCACGTGGATCCTGACAACTTCAAG ctgctggCCGACTGCCTGACCATCGTGCTCGCTGCTGGGATGGGTTCAGACTTCAGTGGTGAAGTGCAGGCAGCTTTCCAGAAGTTCATGTCCGTGGTGGTGTCCTCCCTGGGAAGACAGTACCACTAG
- the LOC133970903 gene encoding hemoglobin embryonic subunit alpha-like produces the protein MTSLTAKDKETVKAFWAKMASKAQDIGADALNRMLIVYPQTKTYFSHWKDLSPGSAQVLKHGKTVMGGVEYAVSQLDDLKAGLLSLSELHAFTLRVDPANFKILSHNILVVMAITFPEDFTPEVHVCMDKFLAALALALAEKYR, from the exons ATGACCAGTCTCACTGCTAAGGACAAGGAAACAGTCAAGGCCTTCTGGGCCAAAATGGCTTCAAAGGCACAGGACATCGGTGCTGATGCTCTGAACAG GATGCTGATCGTGTACCCGCAGACCAAGACTTACTTCTCCCACTGGAAGGACCTGAGCCCCGGCTCTGCCCAGGTGTTGAAGCACGGAAAGACTGTCATGGGTGGAGTTGAGTATGCTGTGAGCCAACTGGACGACCTGAAAGCAGGTCTTCTGAGCCTCAGTGAGCTGCACGCCTTCACCCTGAGAGTGGACCCTGCCAACTTCAAG atcCTCTCCCACAACATCCTTGTGGTCATGGCCATCACGTTCCCAGAGGACTTCACCCCTGAGGTCCATGTGTGTATGGACAAGTTCCTGGCTGCTCTGGCTCTGGCCCTGGCTGAGAAATACAGATAA
- the LOC133970971 gene encoding hemoglobin subunit beta-like, which produces MVEWTDFERDTIKNIFSEISYEDVGPAALSRCLVVYPWTQRYFGNLGNLYNAAAISSNPMVAKHGTTILRGLDQAMKNMDNIKETYAELSVLQKFTNLYILFY; this is translated from the exons ATGGTTGAATGGACAGACTTTGAGCGCGACACCATCAAGAACATCTTCTCCGAGATTAGCTATGAAGACGTAGGCCCCGCTGCTCTTTCCAG GTGTCTGGTTGTCTACCCCTGGACTCAGAGGTATTTCGGCAACCTTGGAAACCTCTACAACGCCGCAGCCATCTCCTCAAACCCAATGGTTGCAAAACATGGGACAACTATCCTGCGTGGTCTGGACCAGGCAATGAAGAACATGGACAACATCAAGGAAACCTACGCTGAGCTGAGTGTGCTGCAAAAATTCACAAACTTATATATACTTTTT TATTAG
- the LOC133970906 gene encoding hemoglobin embryonic subunit alpha-like, which produces MTSLTAKDKDTVKAFCAKMASKAQDIGADALNRMLIVYPQTKTYFSHWKDLSPGSAQVLKQGLTVIGGVEYAVSQLDDLKAGLLSLSELHAFNLRVDPANFKILSHSHNILVVMAIMFPEDFAPEVHVCMDKFLAALALALAEKYR; this is translated from the exons ATGACTAGTCTCACTGCTAAGGACAAGGACACAGTCAAGGCCTTCTGCGCCAAAATGGCTTCAAAGGCACAGGACATCGGTGCTGATGCTCTGAACAG GATGCTGATCGTGTACCCGCAGACAAAGACCTACTTCTCCCACTGGAAGGACCTGAGCCCCGGCTCTGCCCAGGTGTTGAAGCAAGGACTGACCGTCATTGGTGGAGTTGAGTATGCTGTGAGCCAACTGGACGACCTGAAAGCAGGTCTTCTGAGCCTCAGTGAGCTGCACGCCTTCAACCTGAGAGTGGACCCTGCCAACTTCAAG aTCCTCTCCCACTCCCACAACATCCTTGTGGTCATGGCCATCATGTTCCCAGAGGACTTCGCCCCTGAGGTCCATGTGTGTATGGACAAGTTCCTGGCTGCTCTGGCTCTGGCCCTGGCTGAGAAATACAGATAA